The following proteins come from a genomic window of Gossypium raimondii isolate GPD5lz chromosome 5, ASM2569854v1, whole genome shotgun sequence:
- the LOC105770956 gene encoding GATA transcription factor 8: protein MIGSTDFIDEIDCGSFFDDLIDFPNEDVEAYESTAVINAAAFPSIWTTQPESLPLSDSVFLNNSASELSTELFVPYEDIVQLEWMSKFVEDTQCGASLTTKKEDSSSISEGSNHQFQTCSPVSVLESSSSCSGMKPLPRSPETSAPGKRGRPRSKRPRLATFNHHPGVQMTSPASSVNENDIPQPFAVPKVLSDSENYAESRLLIKLPKQVNPEHKKKKLSVSAAAGIADYSQNPTGQAVRKCMHCEITKTPQWRAGPMGPKTLCNACGVRYKSGRLFPEYRPAASPTFVPSVHSNSHKKVLEMRTKSCALAPTTTMAANNLPELIPNKSNPALDYI from the exons ATGATTGGATCAACGGATTTCATTGATGAGATAGATTGCGGCAGCTTCTTCGATGATCTCATCGACTTCCCTAACGAAGATGTCGAAGCGTACGAGTCCACCGCCGTCATCAACGCCGCCGCGTTTCCTAGTATTTGGACAACTCAGCCCGAGTCATTACCTCTTTCTGACTCGGTTTTTCTCAACAACAGTGCTTCCGAGCTTTCCACTGAACTCTTTGTTCCG TATGAAGATATTGTTCAATTGGAAtggatgtcaaaatttgttgaaGATACTCAGTGTGGAGCAAGCTTGACAACTAAGAAAGAAGATTCCTCTTCAATCAGTGAG gGATCCAATCATCAATTCCAGACTTGCAGTCCGGTTTCGGTTCTTGAAAGTAGCAGCTCGTGTTCAGGAATGAAACCATTGCCTCGCAGTCCTGAAACGTCTGCCCCTGGGAAACGCGGACGTCCACGAAGCAAACGTCCTCGTCTGGCCACTTTCAATCATCATCCAGGAGTTCAGATGACCTCCCCAGCTTCATCTGTCAATGAGAACGACATTCCCCAGCCATTTGCTGTCCCGAAGGTGCTGTCGGATTCTGAGAACTATGCTGAGTCACGGCTTCTGATCAAATTACCGAAACAAGTCAATCCAGAACATAAGAAGAAGAAGTTATCGGTTTCAGCTGCAGCAGGCATTGCTGATTATAGTCAAAATCCAACTGGACAAGCCGTTAGGAAATGTATGCACTGTGAGATAACTAAGACACCTCAATGGAGGGCAGGGCCAATGGGTCCGAAAACCCTTTGCAATGCCTGTGGTGTCCGATACAAGTCTGGCAGGCTCTTCCCCGAGTACCGGCCTGCTGCAAGTCCGACATTTGTTCCGTCAGTACACTCAAATTCTCACAAGAAAGTGCTGGAGATGAGAACCAAAAGTTGTGCACTAGCGCCCACCACAACAATGGCTGCCAACAATTTACCAGAGTTGATTCCAAATAAAAGCAACCCAGCATTGGATTATATATGA